From the Cryptomeria japonica chromosome 2, Sugi_1.0, whole genome shotgun sequence genome, one window contains:
- the LOC131047404 gene encoding GATA transcription factor 10 encodes MELELETSLFSYFNSDDSTGKASTIPDDLFVEFQMADNLFELSDDTIGGTISDSTSEQLLFKNNGIDSSCASLAQLNSEIFQFSTLEEEDIVVQWLREFEEKEEEKMKKEEFSMVIPGRKRSKRRGVEKAKRKRATIRRCMHCATHKTPQWREGPMGPKTLCNACGVRYRSGRLYPEYRPANSPTFVSCIHSNSHKKVVQMRAANNPQHRLSASSPTSDGPH; translated from the exons ATGGAATTGGAATTGGAGACCAGTTTGTTTTCTTATTTCAACTCTGATGATTCCACTGGTAAGGCCTCTACCATACCAGATGACTTATTTGTGGAGTTTCAAATGGCGGATAATTTATTCGAGCTTTCTGACGACACCATTGGAGGCACCATTTCGGACAGCACGTCAGAGCAGCTTCTCTTCAAGAACAATGGCATCGATTCTTCCTGCGCTTCTCTTGCCCAACTTAACTCCGAGATTTTTCAATTTTCAACA TTGGAAGAGGAGGACATAGTGGTGCAGTGGCTGCGAGAGTttgaagagaaggaagaggagaaaatgaagaaagaagaattCAGTATGGTTATACCAGGACGCAAGCGCAGCAAGAGAAGAGGGGTGGAAAAGGCGAAGAGGAAAAGGGCAACCATTAGGAGATGCATGCATTGCGCAACACACAAAACCCCGCAGTGGAGAGAGGGGCCGATGGGCCCTAAAACACTGTGCAATGCTTGTGGTGTTCGGTACAGGTCTGGGAGGTTGTATCCAGAGTACAGACCGGCAAATAGCCCAACTTTTGTGAGCTGCATCCATTCTAATTCCCACAAAAAAGTGGTGCAGATGCGTGCTGCTAACAACCCACAACATCGTTTGTCAGCTTCTTCTCCTACTTCTGATGGCCCCCATTAA